In a single window of the Eleginops maclovinus isolate JMC-PN-2008 ecotype Puerto Natales chromosome 6, JC_Emac_rtc_rv5, whole genome shotgun sequence genome:
- the rheb gene encoding GTP-binding protein Rheb → MPQPKSRKIAILGYRSVGKSSLTIQFVEGQFVDSYDPTIENTFTKMITINGQEYHLQLVDTAGQDEYSIFPQTYSIDINGYILVYSVTSNKSFEVVQVIHEKLLDMVGKVQVPIMLVGNKNDLHMERVISCEEGKALAESWNAAFMESSAKENQTAVEVFRRMILEAEKMDGGVQPGKTSCSMM, encoded by the exons ATGCCGCAGCCGAAATCACGAAAAATCGCCATCCTCGGGTACAGATCCGTAG gaAAGTCCTCCTTGACGATTCAGTTTGTTGAAGGCCAGTTTGTGGACTCCTATGACCCGACAATAGAAAACA cgtttactaaaatGATCACAATAAATGGACAAGAGTATCATCTGCAGCTGGTCGACACAGCAGGACAG GATGAGTACTCCATCTTCCCACAGACCTACTCCATAGATATCAACGGTTACATCCTGGTTTATTCAGTCACATCCAATAAAAG CTTTGAAGTTGTACAAGTTATCCATGAAAAACTATTGGACATGGTGGGAAAGGTTCA AGTTCCAATTATGCTCGTCGGAAACAAGAACGACCTACATATGGAGCG GGTAATCAGTTGTGAAGAAGGAAAAGCATTAGCCGAATCCTGGAATGCTGCCTTCATGGAGTCCTCCGCTAAAGAGAACCAG ACGGCTGTGGAAGTTTTCCGGAGGATGATCCTTGAGGCAGAGAAGATGGACGGTGGCGTGCAGCCAGGAAAAACGTCCTGCTCCATGATGTAG